The following are encoded in a window of Novosphingobium sp. THN1 genomic DNA:
- the lepB gene encoding signal peptidase I encodes MNDTPEASSPSPVDPATPAPAPTKLKKEKKEDSFPVFLIKLVIVVAIFRSFIFSPFNIPSESMLPRLENGDYLLAAKWPYGYSSYSLPFSAPLLPKRIFASQPERGDVAIFKAPPGNDVDYIKRVIGLPGDTVQMIDGVLHLNGQAVPKVRVEDFVIPVSPNTDCLSAEFVVTEADGSQTCHYPQFRETLPNGKTYNVLDLGQRDADNTVPVVVPEGQLFMMGDNRDNSMDSRFPAMEGGGIGLVPQENLVGRATIMMWSTDGSANWFLPWTWFTAARWNRIGGTF; translated from the coding sequence ATGAACGACACGCCCGAAGCCAGCAGCCCCTCCCCGGTCGATCCGGCGACGCCTGCGCCCGCGCCGACCAAGCTGAAGAAGGAAAAGAAGGAGGACAGCTTCCCCGTCTTCCTGATCAAGCTGGTCATCGTCGTTGCAATTTTCCGCAGCTTCATCTTCTCGCCGTTCAACATCCCTTCGGAATCGATGTTGCCGCGGCTGGAGAACGGCGACTATCTCCTCGCCGCCAAATGGCCCTACGGCTACAGCAGCTATTCGTTGCCGTTCAGCGCGCCCCTGCTGCCCAAGCGCATTTTTGCCAGCCAGCCCGAGCGTGGCGATGTTGCGATCTTCAAGGCGCCGCCCGGCAATGATGTCGACTACATCAAGCGTGTGATCGGCCTGCCTGGCGATACCGTGCAGATGATCGACGGCGTTCTGCACCTGAATGGCCAGGCCGTACCCAAGGTGCGGGTCGAGGATTTCGTCATCCCCGTCAGCCCGAACACCGATTGCCTCTCTGCCGAATTCGTCGTGACCGAGGCCGATGGCAGCCAGACCTGCCATTACCCGCAATTCCGCGAGACGCTGCCGAACGGCAAGACCTACAACGTGCTCGACCTTGGCCAGCGTGATGCCGACAACACCGTGCCGGTCGTTGTGCCGGAGGGGCAGTTGTTCATGATGGGCGACAATCGCGACAACTCGATGGACAGCCGCTTCCCGGCGATGGAAGGCGGCGGCATCGGTCTGGTCCCGCAGGAAAATCTCGTTGGCCGTGCCACGATCATGATGTGGTCCACCGATGGCAGCGCCAATTGGTTCCTGCCCTGGACCTGGTTCACCGCGGCGCGCTGGAACCGTATCGGGGGCACGTTCTGA
- the pgi gene encoding glucose-6-phosphate isomerase produces MSAGEAQQFWTALEKLPRPTLKTLFSDTARLSRYSATLDLPGGPVIFDWSKTHLSPEVEALFGSVAAAMDLEGQRNALISGEKINNTEGRAAEHTAQRGIGKDASVEEAEALHARMRMLVEAIHEGALGEVKSLIHIGIGGSALGPALAIDALTREGAKVAVHVVSNIDGCALEAAMKACDPDTTLIAVASKTFTTTETMTNAHSALEWLREGGVADPYGRVIALTASPEKAVEWGVDETRVLPFSETVGGRYSLWSSIGFPVAMALGWEGFAEFLDGAAAIDRHFIDADLTANVIVRAAFADLYYTQVRGCQTRAVFAYDERLKLLPDYLQQLEMESNGKSVLADGSPLTRASAPVTWGGVGTDAQHAVFQLLHQGTHLIPVDFLAVKTPGHDLDPAHHEILLSNCFAQGAALMAGKASDDGARAYPGDRPSATILCEDLNPATLGALIAFHEHRTFVSAAMLGINPFDQFGVELGKAIAKQIEAGGGAGFDPSTEALLSAAGIGG; encoded by the coding sequence ATGTCGGCAGGCGAGGCACAGCAGTTTTGGACGGCACTCGAGAAGTTGCCACGGCCAACCCTGAAGACCCTGTTTTCGGATACCGCGCGGCTGTCACGCTATTCGGCCACGCTCGATCTGCCCGGCGGGCCGGTGATCTTCGACTGGTCCAAGACGCACCTTTCGCCGGAAGTCGAAGCCCTGTTCGGCTCGGTTGCCGCCGCGATGGACCTTGAAGGGCAGCGAAATGCGCTGATCTCGGGCGAAAAGATCAACAACACCGAAGGACGCGCGGCCGAGCACACGGCGCAACGCGGGATCGGCAAGGACGCCAGCGTCGAGGAAGCCGAGGCGTTGCACGCCCGGATGCGGATGCTCGTCGAAGCGATCCATGAAGGGGCGCTCGGCGAAGTGAAGAGCCTGATCCACATCGGCATCGGCGGCTCCGCGCTCGGCCCGGCGCTGGCAATCGACGCGCTGACCCGCGAAGGCGCAAAGGTTGCGGTTCATGTCGTGTCGAATATCGATGGCTGTGCGCTTGAAGCAGCGATGAAGGCCTGCGACCCGGATACGACGCTGATCGCGGTTGCCTCCAAGACCTTCACCACGACCGAAACGATGACCAACGCGCATTCGGCGCTGGAGTGGTTGCGTGAGGGCGGTGTTGCCGATCCCTATGGGCGCGTGATTGCTCTGACCGCCTCGCCTGAGAAGGCCGTCGAATGGGGCGTGGATGAAACCCGCGTGCTGCCTTTTTCCGAGACGGTCGGCGGGCGCTATTCTTTATGGTCCTCGATCGGTTTTCCGGTGGCCATGGCGCTGGGCTGGGAAGGATTTGCCGAGTTTCTCGATGGGGCCGCGGCGATTGACCGGCATTTCATCGACGCCGACCTCACCGCGAACGTCATCGTCCGCGCGGCTTTCGCCGATCTCTACTACACGCAGGTACGCGGCTGCCAGACGCGCGCGGTATTCGCCTATGACGAGCGGCTGAAACTGCTGCCTGACTACCTCCAGCAACTCGAAATGGAATCGAACGGCAAGAGCGTTCTGGCCGATGGCTCTCCGTTGACGCGCGCCAGTGCGCCGGTGACGTGGGGCGGCGTCGGCACCGATGCCCAGCATGCGGTGTTCCAGTTGCTCCACCAGGGCACGCACCTGATCCCGGTGGACTTTCTTGCGGTCAAGACGCCCGGGCATGACCTCGATCCGGCCCATCACGAGATACTGCTGTCGAACTGCTTTGCGCAAGGGGCCGCGCTGATGGCGGGCAAGGCATCTGACGATGGCGCGCGTGCCTACCCCGGAGACCGTCCTTCGGCGACGATCCTGTGCGAGGACCTCAACCCCGCCACCCTCGGCGCGCTGATCGCGTTCCACGAACACCGCACGTTCGTTTCGGCGGCAATGCTGGGAATCAATCCCTTCGACCAGTTCGGCGTCGAACTCGGCAAGGCGATTGCCAAGCAGATCGAGGCGGGCGGCGGCGCCGGCTTTGATCCGTCTACGGAAGCCCTTCTCTCAGCTGCAGGAATTGGCGGCTGA
- the gorA gene encoding glutathione-disulfide reductase, producing the protein MAEQDSGQDFDYDLFVIGAGSGGVRASRIAASHGARVAVAEEYRVGGTCVIRGCVPKKLLVYGSHFAEELQDAANYGWTVEKMTFDWPTLRDAVLKDVDRLNTAYTNTLENNKVERFLERAEVAGPNTVRLASGKEISAKYILIATGAWPVMPEFEGNEHCITSNEVFHLEKLPKRVVISGAGYIAMEFAGIFNALGCHVTVVNRSETILRGYDESLRDRLLQITMARGIEYKFNCPFDRVEKREDGSFDVYLGKQPDPIHADVVLVATGRRPKTDGLGLENAGITLGSAGEIPVDDHGKTACDSIYAVGDVTNRVQLTPIAIREGQAFADRVFGGKDTSVSYDAIPSAVFSQPPLAGVGLTESQARQAFGSNIKVYSSDFRPMKNIFGHRPERGLYKMIVDASTEKVLGIHMIGPDSPEILQAAAIAVKAGLTKADFDATVALHPSMAEELVLMR; encoded by the coding sequence ATGGCTGAGCAGGACTCTGGGCAGGACTTCGACTACGATCTCTTTGTGATTGGTGCAGGATCGGGCGGTGTGCGCGCCAGCCGCATCGCCGCGAGCCATGGCGCGCGGGTGGCGGTGGCGGAGGAATACCGCGTCGGCGGGACCTGCGTGATCCGCGGCTGCGTGCCCAAGAAGTTGCTGGTCTACGGATCGCATTTCGCCGAGGAACTGCAGGACGCGGCCAACTATGGCTGGACGGTCGAGAAGATGACGTTCGACTGGCCGACGTTACGTGACGCGGTTCTGAAGGATGTCGACCGGCTCAACACCGCGTACACGAACACGCTTGAAAACAACAAGGTAGAGCGTTTCCTCGAGCGCGCCGAGGTGGCGGGGCCGAACACCGTGCGGCTGGCTTCGGGCAAGGAAATCAGCGCGAAGTATATCCTGATCGCAACCGGCGCCTGGCCGGTCATGCCGGAATTCGAGGGTAACGAGCATTGCATTACCTCGAACGAGGTGTTCCATCTCGAGAAGCTGCCAAAGCGCGTCGTGATCTCCGGCGCCGGCTATATCGCGATGGAGTTCGCGGGCATTTTCAACGCTTTGGGCTGTCACGTAACGGTGGTAAACCGCAGCGAGACGATCTTGCGCGGGTACGATGAATCCCTCCGGGACCGCCTGCTCCAGATCACAATGGCACGCGGGATCGAGTACAAGTTCAATTGCCCGTTCGACCGCGTGGAGAAGCGCGAGGATGGTTCGTTCGACGTCTACCTTGGCAAGCAACCCGATCCGATCCACGCCGACGTGGTTCTGGTGGCGACCGGGCGCCGGCCCAAGACTGACGGGCTTGGCCTGGAAAACGCTGGAATTACATTGGGTTCGGCGGGCGAGATCCCGGTGGACGATCATGGCAAGACCGCGTGTGACAGCATCTATGCCGTGGGTGACGTAACGAACCGCGTGCAGCTGACGCCGATCGCGATCCGCGAGGGTCAGGCCTTTGCCGACCGCGTGTTCGGCGGGAAGGACACTTCGGTGAGCTACGATGCGATCCCGAGCGCAGTGTTCTCGCAGCCGCCGCTGGCCGGCGTGGGCCTGACGGAAAGCCAGGCGCGTCAGGCATTTGGCAGCAATATCAAGGTCTACTCGTCCGACTTCCGCCCGATGAAGAACATCTTCGGCCATCGGCCCGAGCGTGGGCTTTACAAGATGATCGTCGATGCCTCGACCGAGAAGGTGCTGGGCATCCACATGATCGGGCCGGACAGCCCGGAGATCCTGCAGGCAGCAGCCATCGCGGTGAAGGCGGGGCTGACCAAGGCGGATTTCGATGCGACGGTGGCGTTGCACCCCTCGATGGCTGAAGAGCTTGTTTTGATGCGATAA
- a CDS encoding NAD-dependent epimerase/dehydratase family protein: MAGTVLVSGGSGYIAGFLIRRLLAEGWTVHATVRSLSREAQLRPLLGGSAETLRFFAADLTADAGWAEAMAGCSHVAHVASPFTTTAPKQEDDLIVPAREGVLRALRCARDAGVTRFVQTSSVAAIAYGHGKGVFEFTEKDWTSLEGEDVYAYVKSKTIAERAARDWVAAAGGGWSSSRSTRRPCWGRCGAMTFRHRSKWSGNCFQALCRAARTLGSGSSTCVTLRTCTCGR; this comes from the coding sequence ATGGCTGGCACGGTCCTCGTATCGGGTGGCAGCGGCTACATTGCCGGGTTCCTCATCCGCCGGCTTCTGGCCGAGGGGTGGACCGTTCACGCCACCGTCCGCTCGCTATCCCGCGAGGCGCAGCTGCGGCCCCTGCTTGGCGGGAGTGCCGAGACGCTGCGGTTCTTTGCCGCGGACCTGACTGCCGATGCCGGGTGGGCGGAGGCGATGGCGGGGTGCAGCCATGTCGCCCATGTCGCCTCGCCATTCACCACGACTGCGCCGAAGCAGGAAGATGACCTGATCGTACCGGCGCGCGAAGGAGTGTTGCGGGCGTTACGTTGCGCTCGCGATGCGGGGGTTACGCGCTTCGTGCAGACCTCGTCCGTCGCCGCGATTGCCTATGGCCATGGCAAGGGGGTGTTCGAGTTCACCGAGAAGGACTGGACCAGTCTCGAGGGCGAGGATGTCTATGCCTATGTGAAGTCCAAGACCATTGCCGAGCGCGCGGCGCGGGACTGGGTGGCCGCCGCCGGCGGGGGATGGAGTTCGTCTCGGTCAACCCGGCGGCCGTGTTGGGGCCGGTGTGGAGCAATGACTTTTCGCCATCGATCGAAGTGGTCAGGCAATTGCTTTCAGGCGCTTTGCCGGGCTGCCCGGACCTTGGGTTCGGGATCGTCGACGTGCGTGACGTTGCGGACCTGCACGTGCGGGCGCTGA
- a CDS encoding molybdopterin-binding protein, whose product MTIITRRAALVGAGGLLLAGCDKITTSPTVRKVLTLGEKATLSGQRLVTDRNALAPEFARADISPKFRMNGNRLPASPAYQAHMASNFTDWKLEIGGKVARPFSLTLAQLKAAPQRTQITRHDCVEGWSAIGEWTGVPLALLLRQAQVSPSAQYIVFHCADDFSGTPYYESIDMIDALHPQTILAHTMNRQPLPVGHGAPIRLRVERALGYKHAKYVMRIEAVETLAGLYGGGGGYWEDHSGYQWFAGI is encoded by the coding sequence ATGACGATCATCACGCGGCGAGCCGCGCTCGTGGGCGCAGGTGGCCTGCTGCTCGCCGGTTGCGACAAGATCACCACATCGCCAACGGTGCGCAAGGTGCTGACATTGGGTGAAAAAGCGACGCTATCCGGCCAGCGACTGGTCACCGATCGCAACGCGCTTGCGCCAGAATTCGCACGGGCGGACATTTCGCCGAAGTTCCGCATGAACGGCAATCGCCTGCCCGCCTCGCCCGCGTATCAGGCCCACATGGCCAGCAATTTCACCGACTGGAAGCTGGAGATCGGCGGCAAGGTCGCCCGCCCCTTCAGCCTCACCCTCGCCCAACTCAAGGCCGCGCCGCAGCGCACCCAGATCACCCGCCACGACTGCGTCGAGGGGTGGAGCGCCATCGGGGAATGGACTGGTGTTCCGCTTGCCCTGCTGCTGCGTCAGGCGCAGGTTTCCCCATCCGCTCAATACATTGTCTTTCATTGTGCAGATGATTTCTCAGGTACGCCGTACTACGAAAGCATCGACATGATCGATGCCCTGCACCCGCAGACGATCCTCGCCCACACCATGAACCGCCAGCCCCTGCCCGTCGGCCACGGCGCCCCGATCCGTCTGCGCGTCGAACGCGCTCTTGGCTACAAGCATGCCAAGTATGTGATGAGGATCGAAGCGGTCGAGACCCTCGCCGGCCTCTACGGCGGCGGAGGCGGCTACTGGGAAGATCATTCCGGCTATCAGTGGTTCGCTGGCATCTAG
- a CDS encoding cytochrome b/b6 domain-containing protein, protein MDAAPAIVTSQETATTVEARPLVYRTRLPVRIWHWTNAITIFVMLMSGATIFNAHPRLYWGKYGATFETPWLEIGRQGQQGFLRLGSLQIDTTGFLGWTEHSTKAFPPLVTIPNYYSLAEGRQWHFFFAWVLVASITLFVIYALFSRHLSRDLALTREERKLSHIWHDIKEHARLRFPTGEAAKAYNPLQKLAYLGVIFVLIPLVVLTGMTMSPTLNAAFPWLLDIFGGVSPPVRYISFVQQVSWPLSSSIFSWSCSQGPSTNCARSSLAGIDCPPSGGQSHDDHHAASRARGRRWPAARRLRQDHHIANGAQGADIG, encoded by the coding sequence GTGGATGCCGCGCCAGCAATCGTTACGTCACAGGAAACCGCTACCACGGTCGAAGCGCGGCCCCTGGTCTACCGCACTCGGTTGCCGGTCCGGATCTGGCACTGGACCAACGCGATCACGATCTTCGTAATGCTGATGAGCGGCGCGACGATCTTCAACGCGCACCCCCGGCTCTATTGGGGCAAGTACGGCGCAACCTTTGAAACACCGTGGCTCGAGATCGGGCGGCAAGGTCAGCAGGGCTTCTTGCGCCTCGGCTCGCTGCAAATCGATACGACCGGCTTTCTGGGTTGGACCGAGCATTCGACCAAGGCCTTCCCGCCCCTGGTCACCATCCCCAACTACTACAGCCTTGCCGAGGGGCGCCAATGGCATTTCTTCTTCGCGTGGGTGCTGGTTGCGTCGATTACCCTGTTCGTGATTTACGCATTGTTTTCCAGACACCTGTCACGCGATCTTGCTTTGACGCGTGAAGAGCGCAAGCTTTCGCATATCTGGCATGACATCAAGGAACACGCCCGTCTGCGCTTCCCTACCGGTGAAGCGGCCAAGGCCTACAATCCCCTGCAAAAGCTTGCCTACCTCGGCGTGATCTTCGTGCTGATCCCCTTGGTCGTGCTGACCGGCATGACCATGTCGCCAACGCTCAACGCCGCCTTCCCCTGGCTGCTCGACATTTTCGGGGGCGTCAGTCCGCCCGTTCGATACATTTCCTTTGTGCAACAGGTTTCTTGGCCTTTATCCTCATCCATCTTCTCATGGTCCTGCTCGCAGGGCCCTTCAACGAATTGCGCTCGATCATCACTGGCTGGTATCGACTGCCCGCCGAGCGGAGGCCAAAGCCATGACGATCATCACGCGGCGAGCCGCGCTCGTGGGCGCAGGTGGCCTGCTGCTCGCCGGTTGCGACAAGATCACCACATCGCCAACGGTGCGCAAGGTGCTGACATTGGGTGA
- a CDS encoding phytoene/squalene synthase family protein, whose translation MQDRSALVSNARKSILKGSKSFAAASHLFDRETRERVWLLYAWCRRCDDIVDAQDHGGALGIQEGAAERLALVREKTALAFAGRESGDPAFDALGLVARETGLTIEMARAVIDGFALDAAEWQPHSEADLMRYCWHVAGAVGVMMAVVMGVLPDDEDTLDRACDLGLAFQLANIARDIEEDDAADRCYIPLDWLSELDIPPGEQMKPHYRPALTRLVARMCETAEIHECSARIGAARLKGRQRWAILAAAGIYGEIAREVAKRGDHAWDHRTVVTNARKLGFIGKAAWSALRPVPRSCIARASQRRFSRADLIALAARNPA comes from the coding sequence ATGCAGGATCGCAGCGCACTCGTTAGTAACGCCCGCAAGTCAATCCTGAAGGGCTCGAAAAGCTTTGCCGCCGCCAGCCACCTGTTCGACCGCGAAACGCGCGAACGGGTCTGGCTACTCTATGCCTGGTGTCGCCGCTGCGACGACATCGTCGATGCGCAAGACCATGGCGGCGCGCTTGGCATTCAGGAAGGTGCCGCCGAGCGGCTTGCCCTCGTTCGCGAAAAGACCGCCCTTGCCTTTGCCGGGCGCGAAAGCGGCGATCCGGCTTTCGACGCCCTCGGCCTGGTCGCCCGCGAAACCGGCCTGACGATCGAGATGGCCCGCGCCGTGATCGACGGCTTTGCGCTCGATGCCGCCGAGTGGCAGCCCCACAGCGAGGCAGACCTGATGCGCTATTGCTGGCATGTCGCCGGCGCCGTCGGGGTGATGATGGCTGTGGTGATGGGCGTTTTGCCGGATGACGAGGACACGCTCGATCGCGCCTGCGACCTTGGCCTTGCCTTTCAACTCGCCAACATCGCCCGCGATATTGAGGAAGATGACGCGGCCGACCGCTGTTACATCCCGCTCGACTGGCTGTCCGAGCTCGACATCCCACCCGGCGAACAGATGAAGCCGCACTATCGGCCCGCACTCACCCGGCTGGTCGCGCGAATGTGCGAGACAGCGGAAATCCACGAATGCTCAGCCCGCATCGGCGCTGCCCGCCTCAAGGGTCGCCAGCGCTGGGCCATCCTCGCCGCCGCCGGCATCTATGGCGAGATTGCGCGCGAGGTCGCCAAGCGCGGCGACCATGCCTGGGACCATCGCACCGTCGTTACTAACGCCCGCAAGCTCGGCTTCATCGGCAAGGCGGCATGGTCCGCGCTGCGCCCGGTCCCGCGTTCCTGCATCGCCCGCGCCAGCCAGCGCCGCTTCAGCCGTGCAGACCTGATAGCGCTGGCTGCCCGCAATCCGGCGTAA